The proteins below come from a single Candidatus Dadabacteria bacterium genomic window:
- a CDS encoding DCC1-like thiol-disulfide oxidoreductase family protein, which translates to MIFFDGVCGFCNRFVDFVMWADVRREIFFSPVQGETAVEFSLYQDEPPRDWKMAYADEEGVYEGADAVLLVLKRLGGLWTLPALLIYVPRPVKDYLYGIVSRNRYSIFGKRDACRVPSPEERERFLP; encoded by the coding sequence GTGATTTTTTTTGACGGCGTGTGCGGGTTCTGCAACAGGTTCGTCGATTTCGTAATGTGGGCGGATGTACGCCGGGAAATATTCTTTTCCCCCGTGCAGGGAGAGACGGCCGTTGAGTTCTCTCTGTATCAGGACGAACCCCCGCGCGATTGGAAGATGGCCTACGCTGATGAAGAAGGAGTTTACGAGGGAGCTGACGCGGTTTTGCTGGTACTTAAGAGACTTGGAGGTCTCTGGACACTTCCCGCGCTTCTGATATATGTCCCCCGGCCTGTAAAAGACTATCTCTACGGGATCGTATCGAGAAACCGCTACAGTATTTTCGGAAAAAGGGATGCATGCCGGGTACCGTCCCCTGAGGAGAGGGAAAGGTTTTTGCCCTAG
- the lipA gene encoding lipoyl synthase — protein MKSATTETRMPVRTGTRKKPEWIKAKIPSGPNYTKLRSLVREFGLHTVCEEAKCPNIGECWGAGTLTFMILGDVCTRSCGFCHVKTGRGGELDWEEPARVAAAVAELRKNNARVTHVVITSVNRDDRNYESACIFAQTVNEVKKTSPGVKIEVLIPDFKGEHEAIHKVIASSPDVLNHNIETVPRLYSLPQKTQSGRTRSVRPQAVYGRSLELLSLSAKTGRPGMLTKSGIMVGLGESFEEIVETLKDLKSAGCDIVTIGQYLQPTIDHIPVSRFYHPVEFESLKDYGQKIIGIPHVEAGPLVRSSYHAEKQVLQLSDAMTGT, from the coding sequence ATGAAATCTGCCACTACTGAAACCCGGATGCCTGTTCGTACGGGGACCCGCAAAAAACCCGAATGGATAAAGGCAAAAATCCCAAGCGGTCCGAATTATACCAAGCTTAGGAGCTTGGTGCGCGAATTTGGCCTTCACACCGTGTGCGAGGAAGCGAAGTGCCCAAACATAGGGGAATGCTGGGGAGCCGGAACGCTCACTTTCATGATCCTGGGGGACGTCTGCACGAGAAGCTGCGGCTTCTGCCATGTGAAAACGGGAAGAGGCGGCGAACTCGACTGGGAAGAGCCCGCCAGGGTGGCTGCGGCGGTCGCGGAGCTTCGGAAAAACAACGCGCGGGTTACACATGTAGTTATAACTTCGGTAAACAGGGATGACAGAAACTACGAAAGCGCCTGCATTTTCGCACAGACCGTGAACGAGGTAAAAAAGACATCCCCGGGGGTAAAGATCGAAGTTCTGATCCCGGATTTCAAGGGGGAACACGAGGCGATTCACAAAGTGATAGCGTCATCTCCCGACGTTTTGAATCATAATATTGAAACCGTTCCGAGACTCTACTCGCTTCCCCAGAAAACTCAGTCGGGAAGAACGAGGTCCGTGAGGCCGCAGGCGGTCTACGGCAGATCTCTTGAACTTCTTTCGCTGTCCGCGAAGACGGGAAGGCCCGGGATGCTTACCAAATCAGGCATTATGGTCGGTCTTGGGGAGAGTTTCGAAGAAATCGTCGAAACGCTTAAGGATCTCAAGAGCGCCGGTTGCGACATAGTTACCATAGGACAGTATCTGCAGCCCACTATCGACCATATACCGGTATCAAGGTTCTATCATCCCGTCGAATTCGAATCTCTTAAAGACTACGGGCAGAAAATAATCGGTATCCCGCACGTGGAAGCGGGACCGCTCGTCAGAAGTTCTTACCACGCGGAAAAACAGGTTCTTCAACTCTCCGACGCAATGACCGGGACGTAA
- the sppA gene encoding signal peptide peptidase SppA, with protein sequence MRVPDLNFFLKTFLSLLVIFLIGFAGILIGVLISDDGQNPRGDGVAVVNIDGIIIDSDPYIKSIRKIRETDSVKAVVIRVNSPGGSVAASQEVYEELRSLGEAMPVVASMGTVAASGGYYIACAAATIYANPGTVTGSIGVIAQFASYEQLLKWTKVEVEVIKSGEFKDLGSPLRKMPEAQKAYLQTLIDGAHSQFKGMISERRNLPPAKVASLSDGKIFIGSQARELGLIDRIGTLEAAIAEARKLGDLDEDSWIREYPMKKKTLLDFVFPETLSERVTFVSPVRTGFGLYYIADVVY encoded by the coding sequence GTGAGAGTCCCCGACCTGAATTTCTTTCTTAAGACCTTTCTCTCGCTTCTGGTCATCTTCCTTATCGGTTTCGCGGGAATCCTCATAGGAGTGCTGATCTCCGATGATGGCCAGAACCCCCGCGGGGACGGAGTGGCGGTGGTAAACATCGACGGCATAATAATCGACTCCGACCCCTATATTAAAAGCATAAGAAAAATACGCGAGACCGATTCCGTAAAGGCTGTCGTGATAAGGGTAAATTCCCCGGGAGGATCAGTCGCGGCCTCTCAGGAGGTATACGAGGAACTCAGAAGCCTGGGCGAAGCAATGCCGGTTGTGGCCAGCATGGGAACGGTTGCCGCCTCGGGAGGGTACTATATCGCCTGCGCGGCGGCCACGATTTATGCCAATCCCGGCACCGTGACCGGGAGCATCGGCGTGATAGCGCAGTTCGCAAGCTACGAGCAGCTGCTTAAGTGGACGAAGGTGGAAGTCGAGGTGATAAAGAGCGGGGAGTTTAAGGATCTTGGTTCGCCGCTTCGCAAAATGCCCGAGGCGCAGAAGGCTTACCTGCAGACTCTCATAGACGGCGCCCACTCCCAGTTCAAGGGCATGATTTCCGAAAGAAGGAACCTGCCCCCGGCGAAAGTCGCTTCGCTTTCTGACGGAAAGATATTCATCGGAAGCCAGGCGAGGGAACTCGGCCTGATTGACCGCATCGGGACTCTTGAGGCCGCGATTGCCGAGGCGAGGAAGCTAGGGGATCTAGATGAGGATTCGTGGATCAGGGAGTATCCCATGAAGAAAAAAACGCTGCTTGATTTCGTTTTCCCCGAAACTCTTTCTGAACGCGTGACTTTTGTCTCTCCCGTGAGAACCGGGTTTGGTCTCTACTACATAGCCGACGTGGTTTACTAA
- a CDS encoding 30S ribosomal protein S1: protein MTQDNGITDSNEKSFEELLDESMESRLSEPENGEIAKGRVIRVDSDAVFIDLGFKFECIVPINQFLNKDGEYEVSVGSEIEVLVERPNPNTVRASKQKADQIREKRAIEEKFKNKEPVVTKILNRVKGGFNCDIGRHTPFKVFLPGSQVGLRPVADFDEMVGQTIETRIIQNNDNGIVVSRRVILEEEREEKKKETLATISEDQTVSGNVVKIIDAGAFVDIGGIEGFVPIGELSWGRVRHPGDVLKEGEDIQVKILRLEIENGKITLGVKQTTEDPWESIQERYRIGDRVRGRVVFAAEFGVFVELEPGIEGLVHVSELSWVKNFRHPSEVVSVGSEIEVAVLGVKPKERRISLSLKQIQENPWDEFKRNNPPNTRVSGTIRNVTELGVFVEVAPDMVGLVRPENLRWEGEVSPLEVFSNEDLGKEIELIVLNVIPRQRKIGLGVKQLTPDPWNKVLRDYKVNETVVTSKIEEILESGVTVALADNVTGFYAIREFQEDEFSKESIKVGDEISGLVTGFNKPKHQVNLSRRRLEKKQEKDTMRDFVSSQQESSSKLGDILNEKLKALD, encoded by the coding sequence ATGACTCAGGATAATGGTATTACGGATTCTAATGAGAAAAGCTTTGAGGAGTTACTTGATGAAAGTATGGAATCGCGCTTGAGCGAGCCCGAGAACGGGGAAATAGCGAAAGGAAGGGTCATAAGGGTTGATTCTGACGCTGTTTTCATAGACCTCGGGTTTAAGTTCGAGTGCATAGTTCCCATAAACCAATTTCTAAACAAAGACGGCGAATATGAAGTCTCGGTGGGCTCGGAGATAGAGGTTCTGGTCGAAAGACCTAATCCGAACACCGTCAGGGCTTCCAAACAAAAAGCAGACCAGATCAGAGAAAAAAGGGCGATCGAGGAGAAGTTCAAGAACAAAGAACCGGTCGTCACCAAGATTCTAAACAGAGTTAAGGGTGGTTTTAACTGCGATATAGGGCGGCATACCCCCTTCAAGGTATTTCTTCCCGGTTCCCAAGTCGGCCTGCGGCCGGTCGCGGATTTTGACGAGATGGTGGGCCAGACGATCGAAACCCGCATTATTCAGAACAACGATAACGGTATAGTGGTGTCGAGAAGGGTGATTCTCGAAGAAGAGAGGGAGGAGAAAAAGAAGGAGACGCTTGCCACCATATCGGAAGACCAGACTGTTTCCGGAAACGTGGTGAAGATAATTGACGCCGGCGCTTTCGTGGACATAGGGGGCATAGAGGGTTTTGTCCCGATAGGAGAGCTTTCCTGGGGGAGGGTAAGGCATCCGGGGGATGTCCTTAAGGAAGGCGAGGACATCCAGGTCAAGATTCTTCGCCTTGAGATCGAAAACGGGAAAATAACTCTCGGGGTGAAACAGACCACAGAGGACCCGTGGGAGAGCATACAGGAAAGATACCGAATCGGCGACAGAGTCAGGGGCAGGGTGGTCTTCGCGGCGGAATTCGGCGTGTTCGTCGAGCTTGAACCCGGGATAGAGGGACTTGTGCACGTAAGCGAACTTTCCTGGGTTAAGAATTTCCGTCATCCAAGCGAAGTAGTTTCAGTCGGAAGCGAAATAGAAGTTGCGGTTCTGGGAGTAAAGCCGAAGGAAAGAAGAATTTCGCTGAGCCTCAAGCAGATACAGGAAAACCCATGGGATGAGTTCAAGCGGAACAATCCTCCTAACACAAGGGTTAGCGGAACCATAAGAAACGTTACGGAACTCGGGGTTTTTGTCGAAGTTGCCCCGGACATGGTCGGGCTCGTGCGTCCGGAAAATCTGAGGTGGGAGGGGGAAGTCAGCCCCCTTGAAGTTTTCTCAAACGAAGACCTGGGAAAGGAAATAGAGCTTATTGTGCTGAATGTCATCCCGAGGCAGAGAAAAATCGGGCTTGGAGTCAAGCAGCTCACCCCGGATCCGTGGAACAAGGTGCTTCGGGACTACAAGGTGAACGAGACCGTGGTCACCTCCAAGATAGAGGAAATTCTCGAAAGCGGCGTCACCGTGGCGCTTGCCGACAACGTAACGGGATTTTACGCCATCCGCGAATTTCAGGAAGATGAGTTCAGCAAGGAATCCATTAAGGTTGGAGACGAGATAAGCGGCCTAGTCACAGGTTTTAACAAGCCCAAGCATCAGGTGAATCTCAGCCGCAGAAGGCTTGAGAAGAAACAGGAAAAAGACACGATGAGAGACTTTGTGTCTTCCCAGCAGGAAAGTTCCTCCAAGCTCGGGGACATCCTGAACGAAAAGCTCAAGGCCCTTGACTGA
- a CDS encoding LapA family protein: MKHVKRFFLLIICCFVAVFFIQNLEIATQVFRVELGFFSFKNTWAVYNAGIIGASFLLGAFVFFLLTFARGHSVKSELKRSRETVKDLEEKVGKLEVELLQNKPAGYQERPSSHDVFKTPK; the protein is encoded by the coding sequence ATGAAACACGTAAAAAGATTTTTTCTTCTGATTATATGCTGTTTTGTAGCCGTTTTCTTTATTCAGAACCTCGAGATAGCCACGCAGGTGTTCAGAGTCGAGCTGGGTTTTTTCTCTTTTAAGAATACGTGGGCGGTTTACAATGCCGGGATAATAGGAGCTTCGTTTCTTCTCGGCGCGTTCGTTTTTTTCCTGCTGACTTTTGCAAGAGGCCATTCCGTAAAGTCCGAATTGAAGCGGAGCAGGGAAACCGTGAAAGATCTCGAGGAAAAAGTCGGGAAGCTAGAGGTGGAGCTTCTGCAGAACAAGCCCGCCGGCTATCAGGAACGGCCTTCTTCCCATGATGTGTTCAAGACGCCGAAATGA
- a CDS encoding carbon-nitrogen hydrolase family protein codes for MRKVLGGREKVKVAVAQTAPVFMDKERTLEKACRVIREAGDNGAELIAFPEAFIPGYPAYYTVGYETPPHDWTDFMIALQDNSIVIPGDDTEMLAEAARAADAHVVIGCNELDDRKGSRTVYNSLLFISREGKVLGKHRKLMPTYTERVYWGQGDGSDITTYDTDIGRIGGLVCWENHMVLVRAAMVHSGQDFHVAVWPGNWRRGDDKLLAAETEDPGAGCTVQALIRVHAFESGAFVLSACGYLDDDDFPERWHYVRDGNHMNYDWARGGSSIVNPAGRYLFEPHFEKDAILYADCYANQIKAVKAVFDSLGHYSRWDVAKLLIDREKREPVAEKPTGLRISSQEIKRISDEYEVSEDKLEAIAEEFKRLFN; via the coding sequence ATGAGAAAAGTTCTAGGCGGCAGGGAAAAAGTAAAAGTTGCGGTTGCCCAGACAGCTCCCGTGTTCATGGACAAGGAACGGACACTTGAGAAGGCCTGCCGCGTGATAAGGGAAGCGGGAGATAACGGAGCGGAACTTATCGCATTCCCCGAGGCATTCATACCAGGGTACCCGGCCTACTACACAGTCGGCTACGAAACCCCGCCCCACGACTGGACGGATTTCATGATCGCGCTTCAGGATAACTCCATAGTGATTCCCGGAGACGACACCGAGATGCTCGCAGAGGCCGCCCGGGCAGCTGACGCTCACGTGGTAATAGGCTGCAACGAGCTTGACGACCGCAAGGGAAGCCGCACCGTTTACAACTCCCTTCTTTTCATATCGCGAGAAGGCAAGGTCCTCGGCAAGCACAGAAAGCTCATGCCCACCTACACCGAGAGAGTCTACTGGGGCCAGGGAGACGGAAGCGACATAACCACCTACGACACCGACATAGGAAGAATAGGGGGACTTGTTTGCTGGGAGAATCACATGGTTCTCGTAAGGGCCGCGATGGTTCACAGCGGACAGGACTTCCACGTGGCGGTGTGGCCGGGAAACTGGAGAAGAGGAGACGACAAGCTGCTTGCCGCCGAAACGGAAGATCCCGGAGCGGGGTGCACGGTACAGGCGCTCATAAGGGTTCACGCATTTGAATCGGGAGCGTTCGTGCTAAGCGCCTGCGGTTATCTTGACGACGATGATTTCCCGGAAAGATGGCACTATGTGCGCGACGGTAACCACATGAATTACGACTGGGCTCGAGGAGGAAGCTCCATCGTCAACCCAGCCGGCAGATATCTTTTTGAACCCCACTTCGAAAAAGACGCGATACTCTACGCCGACTGCTACGCAAACCAGATAAAGGCGGTAAAAGCTGTGTTCGACTCCCTGGGCCATTACTCAAGGTGGGACGTGGCCAAACTTCTCATCGACAGGGAGAAACGGGAACCCGTTGCGGAGAAACCCACGGGACTTCGGATATCCTCCCAGGAAATAAAAAGAATTTCAGATGAGTACGAGGTTTCCGAGGACAAGCTGGAAGCAATCGCAGAAGAGTTTAAAAGGCTTTTTAACTGA
- a CDS encoding cupin domain-containing protein translates to MKADHLIQRLGLKKLPGEGGYYKETYRSEEMAGEDRNLSTAIYYLITSEANSKMHRVNSDEIFHFYFGDPVQMLLLYPTGESRIVFMGDNLPSGQRTQLVIPKGTWQGAMVVEGEYGYAFMGTTMAPGFEFEDFELGAQESLLLRFPQHETLIRELT, encoded by the coding sequence ATGAAAGCCGATCACCTTATACAGAGACTCGGTCTGAAAAAGCTTCCCGGCGAGGGAGGATACTACAAAGAAACTTACAGAAGCGAGGAAATGGCCGGAGAAGACCGTAATCTTTCAACCGCTATTTACTACCTTATAACCTCAGAGGCGAATTCCAAGATGCACAGGGTGAATTCGGACGAGATTTTCCATTTTTACTTCGGTGATCCCGTCCAGATGCTGCTTCTCTATCCTACGGGAGAATCGAGGATAGTGTTCATGGGAGATAATCTTCCCTCCGGCCAGAGAACTCAGCTTGTGATTCCAAAGGGAACCTGGCAGGGCGCGATGGTGGTGGAGGGAGAGTACGGATACGCTTTTATGGGAACTACGATGGCCCCCGGGTTTGAGTTTGAGGATTTCGAACTGGGCGCGCAGGAGAGCCTTCTGCTGAGATTTCCCCAGCACGAAACCCTGATACGGGAGCTTACGTAA
- a CDS encoding putative DNA binding domain-containing protein, producing MGYSEETLAKLARKLCDLPSETEWVEFKHNAADPEDIGKYISALSNGAALNGQSHGYLVWGIENCTHEILGTNFDPGKAKAKNQPLQHWLLSMLKPEVPFRFLTVNIDEKKVVVLEIGRATSHPVSFKNVEYIRIDKVTRQLTSSPERARRLWRIFSERPFERLSAMEQVDDETVLQMLDYPAYFDLLKKPIPEGRSNILSELKSSRLIVQHDIEGWNITNLGALLFARSLSDFPDLKRKTVRVIKYKGTNRRETDRDRTGDMGYATGFRGLVEYIDALLPSHEIIEGGIRNTERMFPDLAVRELVANALIHQDFSITGTGPKVEIFDDRIEIANPGEPLISTDRFVDAPPQSRNESLASLMRQFGICEEQGSGIDKVVFEVEHAQLPAPLFDAPPDATRAILFSRKKLADMDKSDRIRACYLHACLKWVSNERMTNSSLRERFGIKTNNRAMISRIIKDTVDEGLIVPENAEAGPKFMRYVPSWASSSS from the coding sequence ATGGGCTATTCTGAAGAAACTCTTGCCAAGCTGGCGCGGAAATTGTGCGACTTGCCTTCTGAAACGGAGTGGGTGGAATTCAAACACAATGCCGCCGACCCTGAAGATATAGGGAAATATATATCGGCTCTCTCAAACGGAGCCGCTCTCAATGGCCAGTCCCACGGATACCTCGTCTGGGGAATCGAGAACTGTACACATGAAATTCTTGGCACTAATTTTGACCCCGGAAAAGCAAAAGCCAAGAACCAGCCGTTGCAGCACTGGCTGCTTTCCATGCTTAAACCCGAAGTTCCGTTCCGTTTCCTAACAGTGAATATTGATGAAAAGAAAGTTGTGGTACTTGAAATTGGCAGGGCGACCAGTCATCCAGTCAGTTTCAAAAATGTTGAATATATCCGCATTGATAAAGTCACGCGCCAGCTCACGTCATCACCTGAACGCGCCCGCAGGTTGTGGAGAATATTCAGCGAAAGACCTTTTGAAAGATTATCTGCGATGGAACAGGTTGATGATGAGACCGTTCTGCAGATGCTCGATTACCCGGCCTATTTCGACCTTCTGAAGAAGCCTATTCCCGAGGGCAGATCGAACATACTCAGCGAACTAAAGAGCAGTCGGCTGATTGTCCAGCATGATATTGAGGGTTGGAACATAACCAATCTGGGAGCGCTGCTTTTCGCCAGAAGCCTAAGCGACTTTCCGGATCTCAAACGGAAAACTGTTCGGGTAATCAAGTACAAGGGCACAAACCGTAGGGAAACGGACCGGGACCGAACCGGGGACATGGGGTACGCGACCGGATTTAGAGGTCTTGTGGAATATATAGACGCGCTGCTTCCCTCACATGAAATCATTGAAGGGGGAATCAGGAATACGGAACGCATGTTCCCGGATCTGGCCGTGCGGGAGCTGGTGGCGAACGCCCTTATTCATCAGGATTTCTCAATCACCGGAACCGGTCCGAAGGTCGAAATATTCGATGACCGCATTGAGATAGCAAATCCCGGAGAACCGCTGATATCAACCGATCGCTTTGTTGATGCCCCTCCGCAGTCCCGCAACGAATCGCTGGCATCGTTGATGAGGCAGTTTGGAATCTGCGAGGAACAGGGCAGCGGCATTGACAAAGTTGTATTTGAAGTCGAACACGCGCAGTTGCCGGCTCCGCTTTTTGACGCGCCGCCCGATGCTACCCGAGCTATTCTTTTCTCGCGGAAAAAGCTGGCGGATATGGATAAATCCGACCGAATCCGCGCCTGTTACCTTCATGCCTGCCTCAAGTGGGTAAGTAATGAACGCATGACCAACTCCTCCCTGAGAGAAAGGTTCGGCATTAAAACCAATAACAGGGCAATGATATCACGTATTATCAAAGATACCGTTGACGAAGGTTTGATTGTACCGGAGAACGCGGAAGCCGGCCCCAAGTTCATGCGCTACGTCCCGTCTTGGGCCTCGAGTTCATCATGA